In Nostoc sp. CENA543, a single genomic region encodes these proteins:
- the abc-f gene encoding ribosomal protection-like ABC-F family protein, with translation MQKKSILLAENLAYELSLERTLFAGIHLSIEQGQHIALVGKNGVGKSTLLKIIAGQIYPSLGSVVRSGSIYYLPQISTIKPEINKDTVLDFLSSIADEWWIITEILQTQLHTAIDLNLPINNLSGGELTKLFLAIGLSQQPDLLLLDEPTNHLDLHTLESLRQFLLDFPGAFVIVSHKPLFLDQVTDITWELTPVGLKVYGGNFSYYREQKQIELDAAVRSHEVARKELKRVHTAAMQEQQRAAQAQRNGRNKFLNGSVDRMSAGLIKTKAESSTGNAKKKHDLAVAKATQKLADTKVKTTKVTSIQLEEKSHKHRNLINIEGANLWVSELLLIQNIQLHISSGDRFSIIGANGSGKSSLVKAILAPEAATAVFQSGEVSLATGMKTVYLDQTYQIVNRQQTILENMQTANPSLNYQQLRQQLGHFLFKYDEVNKSASVLSGGELARLAIAIISISEIDLLILDEPTNNLDIETVEQMILAINEYHGALWVISHDIDFLSRIKITHSFLLQNQTLKRTVSLPSTPEQYYQELLSCP, from the coding sequence ATGCAGAAAAAATCAATATTATTAGCTGAGAATTTAGCTTATGAACTCAGCTTAGAGAGGACTTTGTTTGCAGGTATTCATCTCAGCATTGAACAAGGTCAACACATTGCTTTAGTAGGTAAAAACGGTGTTGGTAAGTCTACTCTCCTCAAAATTATTGCTGGTCAAATTTATCCCAGTTTAGGTTCAGTAGTAAGAAGTGGTTCTATATATTATTTGCCCCAAATCAGCACTATTAAACCAGAAATCAACAAAGATACAGTCCTAGATTTCTTAAGTTCTATCGCTGATGAATGGTGGATAATTACGGAAATTCTCCAGACACAATTACACACAGCTATTGATTTGAATTTACCCATCAATAATTTGAGTGGTGGTGAATTGACGAAACTCTTTTTAGCTATTGGTTTATCTCAACAGCCAGATTTACTCTTGCTGGATGAACCGACAAATCACCTAGATTTACACACGTTAGAAAGCTTAAGACAGTTTCTTTTAGATTTTCCTGGTGCTTTTGTGATTGTCTCCCACAAACCTTTATTCTTAGACCAAGTAACAGATATAACTTGGGAACTTACACCTGTTGGTTTGAAAGTTTATGGCGGAAATTTTTCGTATTATCGGGAGCAAAAACAAATAGAATTAGATGCAGCAGTGCGATCGCACGAAGTAGCCAGAAAGGAACTCAAGCGCGTCCACACTGCGGCGATGCAAGAACAGCAACGCGCCGCACAAGCTCAACGCAATGGGAGAAATAAGTTTTTAAATGGTAGTGTTGATAGAATGTCAGCTGGACTGATTAAAACCAAAGCTGAATCCTCTACTGGCAATGCCAAAAAGAAACATGATTTAGCTGTAGCAAAAGCTACTCAAAAACTTGCCGATACTAAGGTCAAAACTACAAAAGTTACCAGTATCCAGCTAGAAGAAAAAAGCCACAAGCACAGAAATCTGATTAATATCGAGGGTGCAAATCTTTGGGTGTCGGAACTGTTGCTGATTCAAAATATTCAACTGCACATATCATCAGGCGATCGCTTTTCTATTATCGGTGCAAATGGCTCTGGTAAATCTAGTCTAGTCAAAGCAATTCTAGCACCGGAAGCAGCAACAGCAGTTTTTCAGTCTGGTGAAGTTTCTCTAGCAACGGGAATGAAAACTGTATATCTCGACCAAACATATCAAATAGTCAATCGACAACAGACGATTTTAGAAAATATGCAGACTGCTAACCCTAGTTTGAACTATCAGCAGTTACGTCAGCAACTAGGACATTTCTTGTTTAAATATGATGAAGTAAATAAATCTGCTTCTGTGTTGAGTGGGGGTGAATTGGCGAGGTTGGCGATCGCAATTATTAGTATCTCAGAAATTGACCTCTTAATTCTGGATGAACCAACCAATAATTTAGATATTGAAACTGTCGAACAAATGATATTAGCTATCAATGAATATCACGGTGCGCTTTGGGTAATTTCCCACGATATCGATTTTCTCAGTCGGATTAAGATTACTCACAGTTTCCTACTGCAAAACCAAACATTAAAAAGGACAGTTTCTCTACCTAGTACACCAGAACAGTATTATCAAGAATTGCTGTCTTGTCCTTAA
- a CDS encoding NblA/ycf18 family protein, producing the protein MSQPIQLSLEQQFSIRSFATQVQNMSHDQAKDFLVKLYEQMIVREATYQELLKHQWGLDSGSTLA; encoded by the coding sequence ATGAGCCAACCCATCCAACTTTCCTTGGAACAACAGTTCAGCATTCGTTCTTTTGCCACTCAAGTACAGAACATGAGCCATGATCAAGCTAAAGACTTCTTAGTCAAGCTTTATGAACAAATGATTGTACGTGAAGCGACATACCAAGAACTCCTCAAGCATCAGTGGGGCTTAGATTCTGGTTCCACTCTGGCATAG
- a CDS encoding DUF6825 family protein, with the protein MSNPLVQAFFVGRALAEVVNERLEVAFTDALSEIGKFDAEAREQLRQFTEEVIERANRAAAAAETGQTTTGTTSSSADGVDLQATIDELRAEIALLRNELQRYRSSSV; encoded by the coding sequence ATGAGTAATCCCCTTGTACAAGCCTTTTTTGTCGGCAGAGCCTTAGCTGAAGTCGTTAACGAACGCCTAGAAGTTGCCTTTACCGATGCTTTGAGCGAAATCGGTAAATTCGATGCGGAAGCCAGAGAACAACTACGCCAATTTACAGAAGAAGTAATTGAACGGGCAAATCGTGCGGCGGCGGCGGCTGAAACTGGTCAAACAACTACTGGTACTACCTCAAGTAGTGCTGATGGTGTTGACTTGCAAGCCACAATTGATGAACTGCGTGCCGAAATTGCCTTACTGCGAAATGAGTTACAACGTTATCGCAGCAGTTCTGTCTAA
- a CDS encoding serine/threonine-protein kinase produces the protein MDDQHCQQCDSNATASTSLSVFTYYTPNLPYYTYRAGIMTIYPDFDQHGYQILQELGRNREGGRITWLGSDVKTKQQVVLKQFCFAQFGSSWSGFEAHQREIQILQGLAHPGIPKYMGSFATSDGFCLVQEYINAPSLAEARKFTPGEIKQIAIKALEILVYLQNLYPPVIHRDIKPENILVDEALNVYFIDFGFARIDSGEVSGSSVFKGTPGFIPPEQMFEPTDATDLYALGTTLICLLTQIKSPEIRELCDRNNPYLIKFSHLLPKLSLRFLGWLENMVQPEQDKRFANAQAALAALQALDVMRVPGVDFSQPVLQFKANRLGEKLTQSITVENTIPDTLLQGRWEVAPHLNDPPHTPDHHAWIFVTPAEFSRNHTQCQIEVDTSQLMADKQYKRQLILHSNAYPASHTLTVKVQTATLPIEKLAIPYAWLAGVLVICMIASASMTWFITVVGLWAVMSAIMAAMLGAVIGAFGGITIGLIIGGMLGILFNFDEIVITRIAGAIGIVLGLPLGSVQALLSIDSKIGIGIGIGIGIWILFIVFAAWKASIFDRYRHYDYGNYRYVYRWIAILLSLLSAGLGISFGIICIIGFVNLYILLVLAGTGLPLISMLLYPPLKRRRLIAQYRQSEKPLIEL, from the coding sequence GTGGATGATCAACATTGTCAACAATGTGATTCAAATGCAACCGCTTCTACTAGCTTAAGTGTATTTACGTATTACACACCAAACCTACCCTATTACACTTATCGTGCTGGAATTATGACTATCTATCCTGATTTCGATCAACATGGCTATCAAATTTTGCAAGAATTGGGACGCAACCGAGAAGGAGGAAGGATTACTTGGCTAGGATCGGATGTAAAGACAAAACAACAAGTAGTATTAAAGCAGTTTTGCTTTGCTCAATTTGGTTCTAGTTGGTCTGGGTTTGAGGCGCATCAACGGGAAATTCAGATACTACAAGGACTTGCTCATCCTGGTATTCCCAAATACATGGGTTCTTTCGCCACATCCGATGGTTTTTGTTTGGTGCAAGAATATATTAACGCGCCATCTTTGGCAGAAGCTCGGAAATTTACACCAGGAGAAATCAAACAAATTGCTATCAAGGCTTTAGAAATTCTCGTATATCTGCAAAATCTATATCCACCGGTGATTCATCGGGATATTAAACCGGAAAACATTTTGGTAGATGAAGCACTCAACGTTTATTTCATTGACTTTGGTTTTGCGCGTATAGATAGCGGGGAAGTTTCGGGGAGTAGTGTATTTAAAGGTACTCCAGGTTTTATTCCACCAGAACAGATGTTTGAACCAACAGATGCTACAGACTTGTATGCTTTGGGTACAACTTTGATTTGCTTGTTAACACAAATCAAGTCACCAGAAATAAGGGAGTTATGCGATCGCAATAATCCATATTTAATTAAATTTAGTCATCTTCTACCTAAATTAAGTCTACGGTTTCTTGGTTGGTTGGAAAACATGGTACAACCAGAACAGGACAAACGCTTTGCTAATGCACAAGCAGCTTTAGCAGCACTCCAAGCACTGGATGTGATGCGCGTACCAGGAGTTGATTTCAGTCAACCGGTGCTGCAATTTAAAGCTAACCGATTAGGAGAAAAGCTAACGCAAAGCATCACAGTTGAAAATACAATTCCAGATACTTTATTACAAGGTAGATGGGAAGTTGCACCTCATCTAAATGATCCACCACATACGCCAGATCATCATGCTTGGATTTTTGTGACACCTGCTGAGTTTAGTAGGAATCATACTCAGTGTCAGATTGAGGTAGATACGAGTCAATTGATGGCCGATAAGCAGTATAAACGTCAACTAATACTGCACAGTAATGCTTATCCAGCGAGTCATACTTTAACGGTGAAGGTGCAAACTGCTACTTTACCGATTGAAAAGCTAGCAATACCTTATGCTTGGCTTGCTGGTGTGTTGGTAATTTGTATGATTGCATCAGCATCTATGACTTGGTTTATAACTGTTGTCGGTTTATGGGCAGTAATGTCAGCAATTATGGCTGCTATGCTTGGTGCTGTGATTGGTGCTTTCGGAGGGATCACGATTGGGCTAATAATTGGTGGGATGCTAGGGATACTGTTTAATTTCGACGAAATTGTAATAACAAGGATTGCAGGTGCGATTGGAATTGTTCTTGGACTACCATTAGGTTCTGTTCAGGCATTATTAAGTATTGACAGTAAGATTGGAATTGGGATTGGGATTGGAATTGGAATTTGGATTCTATTTATAGTTTTTGCTGCATGGAAGGCGAGTATTTTTGACAGATATAGACACTACGATTACGGAAATTATAGATATGTCTATAGATGGATTGCTATATTGCTGTCTTTACTATCAGCAGGATTAGGAATAAGCTTCGGAATTATTTGTATAATTGGCTTTGTCAATCTATACATTTTATTGGTACTAGCAGGCACAGGATTGCCCTTGATAAGTATGTTGCTTTATCCACCCTTAAAAAGACGCAGATTAATAGCTCAATATCGCCAATCTGAAAAACCTTTAATTGAACTATAA
- a CDS encoding Uma2 family endonuclease, translating to MTIAQELESQADISQDVIFPPGDLYSDEPPLETELHLRQIILLLQCIEWLWRDRNDFYAVGNLTIYYSPRQKKSEYFRGPDFFVVLGTERKTRKSWVVWEEEGKYPNFILEILSDSTTKTDKGLKKEIYQDTFRTPDYFWFDPFTLEFAGFHLVDGEYHPLQANAQGYLWSHQLGLYLGVYDGLLRFFTQDGELVPTPEETAEQAQQQAEQAQQQVARLAAKLRELNIDPDAI from the coding sequence ATGACCATTGCCCAAGAATTAGAATCGCAAGCAGACATCTCGCAAGATGTCATATTTCCCCCTGGTGACTTATACAGTGATGAGCCTCCCTTGGAAACAGAACTACATCTAAGACAAATAATCCTACTTTTACAATGTATCGAATGGTTATGGCGGGATAGAAATGATTTTTATGCGGTGGGAAACCTGACAATTTACTACAGTCCCCGCCAGAAAAAATCAGAATATTTCCGAGGCCCAGATTTTTTTGTGGTGTTGGGAACTGAACGCAAAACCCGAAAGAGTTGGGTGGTTTGGGAAGAAGAAGGTAAATATCCCAATTTTATCTTAGAAATTCTCTCGGACTCAACAACGAAGACAGATAAAGGTTTAAAAAAAGAAATATATCAAGATACTTTCCGCACTCCTGATTACTTTTGGTTTGATCCTTTTACATTAGAGTTTGCAGGATTTCATTTAGTAGATGGAGAATATCACCCTCTACAAGCAAATGCACAAGGATATTTGTGGAGTCATCAGCTAGGGTTATATTTGGGAGTTTATGATGGTCTATTGCGGTTTTTTACGCAAGATGGAGAACTAGTTCCCACACCTGAAGAAACGGCTGAACAAGCACAACAGCAGGCTGAACAGGCACAACAGCAAGTAGCACGATTAGCTGCAAAATTACGGGAATTAAATATCGATCCAGATGCAATTTGA
- a CDS encoding CBS domain-containing protein, whose translation MDLILCHTTADFDALGAAVGLTCLMPGSKIVLTGGAHPPVRDFLALHRDEYALIERRSVNPEKIRSITVVDTQQRDRLGKAAEWLDLPQLHHITVYDHHLGQDSDIPATQFHISSVGATTTLIVEQLQQQNISLTSSQATAMALGIHVDTGSLTYDQSTPRDAIALAWLMQQGASLSVIANYREPGLSPQLQRLLKEALEQLEYLCLRGYTIAWVILKTEGFVPGLSSLASQLIELTEIDALLLAGEYPLTKDESRLTIIGRSQIPGVHLDQLFQTLGGGGHSQAASLNLRGVDAQNILQQLLNGIKTTIPHPPTARDLMSSPVRTIRPETTIAEAQRILLRYGHSGLSVVDTEGQLVGIISRRDLDIAFHHGFSHAPVKGYMTINLKTITPETTLPQIESLMVTYDIGRLPVLDHGQLVGIVTRTDVLRELHQSSEYQIINADSQPTLSTQHPAPSTQLQSRLTPQLWELLTKASQAAEQRGWHLYLVGGAVRDLLLAEAASGTLMITDIDLVVDGFHKTTDVGAGVELAKALQEIYPATRLEIHGAFQTAALLWHKDPELDSLWVDIATARTEFYPYPAANPEVEASSIRQDLYRRDFTINALALRLTSPREGELLDFFGGLLDLAAKQIRVLHANSFIEDPTRIYRGVRFAVRFGFAIEPRTEEYIRYAINSGVYDRTAQTNSKTPALQTRLKAELKYILSAPYWESALKLLNDLGALQCIHPTLKLDHELLRQLRLLERCWRRFDTQQKLIPWQTRLEVLIAHLAPKYRHKVAKNLQLPEDMLARLHQLATARSEVTDFLMTSKKPSLIVQFLRKYDVEMLILIAIDSHRIIRRQIWHYLTVLSAIQPILNGNDLKKIGYKPSPQFRQMLDEILAATIDGVIKDKVEAEDFLAKNYPV comes from the coding sequence ATGGACTTAATTCTTTGTCATACTACGGCGGATTTTGATGCTTTAGGCGCAGCAGTCGGGTTAACTTGCTTGATGCCTGGCAGTAAAATTGTGTTGACTGGCGGCGCACATCCACCTGTGCGGGATTTTTTAGCACTGCATCGCGATGAGTATGCACTGATTGAGAGGCGTTCGGTCAATCCTGAGAAAATTCGGTCTATAACGGTGGTGGATACACAACAGCGCGATCGCTTGGGTAAGGCTGCTGAGTGGTTAGATTTACCACAACTTCATCATATTACAGTCTATGATCATCACCTGGGGCAAGATTCAGATATTCCGGCGACGCAATTTCACATTTCTTCAGTCGGGGCTACCACAACTTTAATTGTGGAACAATTGCAACAACAAAATATCTCTCTCACCTCGTCCCAAGCGACAGCGATGGCTTTAGGAATTCATGTAGATACTGGTTCTCTGACTTACGACCAATCTACACCACGGGATGCCATAGCATTGGCTTGGTTGATGCAACAGGGTGCTAGTTTAAGTGTAATTGCTAACTATCGTGAGCCTGGTTTATCACCACAATTACAACGTTTGCTCAAGGAAGCTTTAGAACAATTAGAGTATTTGTGTTTACGGGGTTATACTATCGCCTGGGTAATTTTAAAGACAGAAGGCTTTGTGCCTGGGTTGTCTAGTTTAGCATCGCAATTAATTGAGTTAACAGAAATCGATGCTTTGTTATTAGCGGGTGAATATCCCTTAACTAAAGATGAGTCTCGATTGACAATTATCGGGCGATCGCAAATTCCTGGTGTGCATCTTGACCAATTATTTCAAACTTTGGGTGGTGGTGGTCATTCTCAAGCCGCATCTTTAAATTTACGCGGTGTCGATGCTCAAAATATCTTGCAACAACTCCTCAACGGGATTAAAACCACTATTCCCCATCCCCCCACCGCCAGAGATTTAATGTCCTCCCCAGTCCGTACCATTCGCCCAGAAACTACAATTGCAGAAGCCCAGCGCATCTTATTACGCTATGGACACTCTGGTTTATCTGTGGTGGATACGGAAGGGCAATTAGTGGGAATTATTTCCCGTCGGGATTTAGATATTGCTTTTCACCACGGCTTTAGTCATGCACCAGTCAAGGGTTACATGACGATTAATTTAAAAACAATTACCCCAGAAACGACATTGCCTCAAATTGAGTCGTTAATGGTGACGTATGATATTGGTCGCTTACCTGTATTAGATCATGGTCAATTAGTTGGAATTGTCACCCGTACTGATGTTTTGAGGGAATTGCATCAAAGTTCTGAGTACCAAATCATCAATGCTGATTCCCAACCCACACTCAGCACCCAGCACCCAGCACCCAGCACTCAATTACAGTCACGCTTAACTCCCCAACTCTGGGAATTACTCACTAAAGCTTCCCAAGCCGCAGAACAACGGGGTTGGCATCTTTATCTAGTCGGCGGTGCGGTACGAGACTTACTACTAGCGGAAGCTGCATCTGGAACTTTGATGATTACAGATATTGACCTAGTGGTTGACGGCTTCCATAAAACTACCGATGTGGGTGCAGGGGTAGAATTAGCCAAAGCACTGCAAGAAATCTATCCAGCCACTAGGTTAGAAATTCATGGTGCTTTTCAAACTGCGGCTTTGTTATGGCACAAAGACCCCGAATTAGATTCTTTATGGGTGGATATCGCCACCGCTAGAACAGAATTTTATCCTTATCCCGCCGCCAATCCCGAAGTTGAAGCCAGTTCTATACGTCAAGATTTATACCGTCGCGACTTTACTATTAATGCCTTGGCTTTGCGTTTAACTTCCCCCCGTGAAGGCGAATTACTGGATTTCTTCGGTGGGTTACTAGATTTAGCCGCCAAACAAATTCGCGTGTTACACGCCAATAGCTTTATTGAAGACCCCACCCGCATTTATCGCGGTGTCCGTTTTGCAGTGAGGTTTGGATTTGCCATTGAACCACGCACAGAAGAATATATCCGCTATGCCATTAATAGTGGTGTGTATGACCGCACAGCCCAAACTAACAGCAAAACTCCCGCTTTGCAAACGCGACTCAAAGCCGAATTAAAATATATCCTCTCCGCCCCCTACTGGGAATCAGCTTTAAAGTTACTCAATGATTTAGGGGCTTTACAGTGCATCCATCCTACTCTGAAATTAGATCATGAACTTTTACGCCAATTACGTTTATTAGAACGTTGTTGGCGCAGATTTGATACTCAACAAAAATTAATTCCCTGGCAAACGCGCCTAGAAGTTTTAATTGCTCATCTTGCACCCAAATATCGGCATAAAGTCGCGAAAAATCTGCAATTGCCAGAAGATATGTTGGCAAGATTACATCAATTAGCCACTGCTAGATCTGAGGTTACAGACTTCTTAATGACATCGAAAAAACCTAGTCTAATAGTGCAGTTTCTTCGTAAATATGATGTAGAAATGTTAATTTTAATTGCTATAGATAGTCACAGAATTATTAGGCGGCAAATATGGCATTATTTAACAGTTCTATCTGCTATTCAACCAATATTAAATGGTAATGATTTAAAAAAAATAGGATATAAACCTAGTCCCCAGTTTCGCCAAATGCTTGATGAAATACTTGCCGCAACTATAGACGGAGTGATTAAGGATAAAGTAGAAGCAGAAGATTTTCTGGCTAAAAATTATCCTGTGTAA
- the psbZ gene encoding photosystem II reaction center protein PsbZ, translated as MTIIFQFALVALVLLSFVLVVGVPVAYATPQSWVESKKLLWLGSGVWIALVLLVGLLNFFVV; from the coding sequence ATGACCATAATATTCCAATTTGCTCTAGTTGCTCTAGTGTTGTTGTCTTTTGTGCTTGTAGTTGGTGTGCCTGTAGCATATGCTACACCCCAAAGTTGGGTTGAATCTAAAAAGCTACTATGGCTTGGTTCAGGAGTTTGGATCGCCCTAGTGCTTTTAGTTGGGCTATTAAACTTTTTCGTAGTCTAA
- a CDS encoding AarF/ABC1/UbiB kinase family protein, with protein sequence MENSYSDKAYRWNRENYSSKRRFVDIWGFVLTLMFKIWRYNKAWSYPGGVTEAKQAARRKAQAIWIRNTLLDLGPTFIKVGQLFSTRADIFPGEYVEELAKLQDRVPAFSYEQVEKIVEQELGKKIPELFQSFEPIPLAAASLGQVHKAVLHSGEAVVVKVQRPGLKTLFEIDLQILKGIARYFQNHPKWGRGRDWMGIYEECCRILWEEIDYLNEGRNADAFRRNFRGYDWVKVPKVYWRYTSPRVVTLEYLPGIKISQYEALEAAGIDRKSVARQGAQAYLMQLLNDGFFHADPHPGNIAVSPDGALIFYDFGMMGRIKSNVREGLMETLFGIAQKDGDRVVQSLINLGAIAPVDDMGPVRRSVQYMLDNFMDKPFEAQSVSAISDDLYEIAYNQPFRFPATFTFVMRAFSTLEGVGKGLDPEFNFMEVAQPYAMQLMTNMNGADSNSFLNELSRQAVQVSTTAFGLPRRLEDTLEKLERGDMRLRVRSIETERLLRRQSSIQLGMSYALIISGFTLSATILLVNHYVWLALLAGLIAAAISVILIRLLLRLDRYDRMY encoded by the coding sequence ATGGAAAATAGCTATTCAGACAAAGCATACCGTTGGAATCGGGAAAACTACTCTAGTAAGCGGCGATTCGTGGACATTTGGGGTTTTGTCTTGACCCTGATGTTCAAAATTTGGCGGTACAACAAGGCTTGGAGTTATCCTGGCGGTGTAACGGAAGCAAAACAAGCAGCACGGCGAAAAGCTCAGGCTATTTGGATTCGCAACACCCTGCTAGATTTAGGGCCTACCTTTATTAAAGTCGGTCAGTTATTTTCCACTCGTGCTGACATATTCCCTGGTGAATATGTCGAAGAGTTGGCAAAACTCCAAGACAGAGTACCCGCTTTTAGCTACGAGCAAGTAGAAAAAATTGTTGAGCAAGAACTAGGTAAAAAAATTCCTGAACTTTTTCAAAGTTTTGAACCGATTCCTTTAGCAGCTGCTAGTTTAGGGCAGGTACACAAAGCGGTACTCCATAGCGGTGAAGCAGTTGTTGTCAAAGTGCAGCGTCCAGGATTAAAAACATTATTTGAGATTGATTTACAAATTCTCAAGGGTATTGCTCGTTATTTCCAAAACCATCCTAAATGGGGACGGGGACGGGATTGGATGGGTATTTACGAAGAATGTTGTCGCATTCTGTGGGAGGAAATTGATTACCTAAATGAAGGTAGAAATGCTGATGCTTTTCGGCGGAACTTTCGCGGTTACGACTGGGTAAAGGTGCCGAAGGTCTATTGGCGTTACACTTCCCCAAGGGTGGTAACTTTGGAGTATTTACCTGGAATTAAAATTAGCCAATATGAAGCTTTAGAAGCCGCAGGTATAGACCGAAAATCTGTGGCGCGTCAAGGCGCACAAGCGTATTTGATGCAACTACTCAATGATGGCTTTTTCCACGCTGATCCCCACCCTGGTAACATTGCGGTCAGTCCTGATGGTGCGCTGATTTTCTACGACTTTGGCATGATGGGGCGAATTAAATCCAATGTCCGGGAAGGACTGATGGAAACCCTATTCGGTATTGCCCAAAAAGATGGCGATCGCGTCGTCCAGTCTCTCATAAATTTAGGTGCGATCGCTCCCGTAGATGACATGGGGCCAGTGCGGCGTTCTGTGCAGTATATGCTAGACAACTTCATGGATAAGCCCTTTGAAGCTCAATCTGTATCCGCGATCAGTGATGATTTATACGAAATAGCATATAATCAGCCATTTAGATTCCCTGCAACTTTTACTTTCGTGATGCGGGCTTTTTCTACCCTCGAAGGCGTAGGCAAAGGCTTAGATCCAGAGTTTAACTTTATGGAAGTTGCCCAACCATACGCAATGCAGCTTATGACCAATATGAATGGTGCAGATAGCAATAGTTTCTTGAATGAATTAAGCCGCCAGGCCGTGCAAGTTAGTACCACCGCATTTGGATTACCACGTAGATTAGAAGATACATTAGAAAAATTAGAGCGCGGAGATATGCGCCTGCGGGTACGCTCCATAGAAACAGAGCGACTTTTGCGGCGACAAAGTAGTATTCAGTTAGGGATGAGCTATGCTTTGATAATCAGTGGATTTACCCTTTCAGCCACAATTTTATTAGTTAATCATTATGTATGGTTAGCACTGCTGGCTGGTTTAATTGCCGCAGCAATCTCGGTAATACTGATCCGACTGCTTCTCCGCCTCGACCGTTATGACCGTATGTATTAA
- a CDS encoding Stp1/IreP family PP2C-type Ser/Thr phosphatase has protein sequence MKLNFTGLSDPGLVRSNNQDHYHIDQEGRFFIVADGMGGHAGGEEASRIATKEIQEYLTSNWDTPEPSTRLLEQALWQANEAILQDQQNHPERADMGTTVVVAIFRDAPWYTHVGDSRLYRLRESQLEQVTEDHTWVARAIKVGDITADEARIHPFRHVLSRCLGREDLHQVEVQLLDVKPGDRLLLCSDGLTEELVDEKIADCLHDLNDLDKAAKSLVEAAKEQGGHDNITVVIVASS, from the coding sequence ATGAAACTTAACTTCACGGGTCTTAGCGATCCGGGACTTGTTCGTTCTAACAATCAGGATCATTACCACATCGACCAAGAAGGGCGATTTTTTATTGTTGCTGATGGTATGGGTGGCCATGCAGGCGGGGAAGAAGCAAGTCGCATCGCTACGAAGGAAATTCAAGAATATTTAACTAGCAATTGGGACACGCCTGAACCATCTACCCGTTTGTTAGAGCAAGCTTTATGGCAAGCTAATGAAGCAATTCTTCAGGATCAGCAAAATCATCCTGAACGGGCTGACATGGGTACAACTGTAGTAGTCGCCATCTTTCGGGACGCGCCTTGGTACACCCATGTCGGGGATTCTCGGCTATATCGTCTTCGAGAATCTCAACTAGAACAAGTTACAGAAGATCATACCTGGGTAGCTAGAGCCATCAAAGTTGGTGATATCACCGCCGATGAAGCGCGTATTCATCCCTTTCGTCATGTACTATCCCGTTGTTTGGGTAGAGAAGACTTACACCAAGTTGAAGTGCAACTTTTGGATGTGAAACCAGGCGATCGCTTGCTATTATGCAGTGATGGTCTTACCGAAGAACTGGTTGATGAGAAAATAGCGGATTGCCTCCACGATCTCAACGATTTAGATAAAGCTGCCAAATCTCTAGTAGAAGCCGCTAAAGAACAAGGTGGACACGATAACATCACTGTCGTGATTGTAGCGAGTAGTTGA